One Novosphingobium sp. EMRT-2 DNA segment encodes these proteins:
- a CDS encoding retron St85 family RNA-directed DNA polymerase, protein MGHLIEQLASGSGLLENDVRKIVATAHRRYKHYTIKKRNGEDRPISQPAKEVKLLQRLFQKQFLQNLPVHPSATAYEKGLSIKENAGRHMHNGPILKLDFKNFFPSIKASDWVAYTEAHGLLDDLEDRELSARLLFKSTRTSAGMRLAIGAPTSPHISNLLMYDFDRLMAERAAREMVTYTRYADDLTFSAKRTGYLQPIEKIVRTTLREINRPRLTLNDEKTVFATTKYRRVVTGLTLTNDGTISIGRERKKLIRAMIHHYEKGLLDAENLRKLVGLLAFANDAEPAFVLRMKLKYGEKLMAEILDLS, encoded by the coding sequence ATGGGGCATTTGATCGAACAACTTGCTTCTGGCTCGGGGCTGCTTGAGAACGATGTGCGAAAAATCGTTGCTACGGCGCATCGCCGTTACAAGCACTATACCATCAAGAAGCGTAATGGCGAAGATCGTCCAATTTCGCAACCTGCTAAAGAAGTGAAGCTCCTTCAAAGGCTTTTCCAGAAACAATTTCTCCAGAATCTTCCGGTGCATCCATCCGCGACAGCTTACGAAAAAGGGCTTTCGATAAAGGAAAACGCCGGGCGGCATATGCACAACGGGCCGATCTTAAAGCTGGATTTCAAGAATTTCTTCCCGTCTATCAAGGCGAGTGACTGGGTGGCATACACAGAAGCGCATGGCCTGCTGGACGATTTGGAAGATCGCGAGCTGTCGGCACGGCTACTTTTTAAGTCCACTAGAACGTCAGCGGGCATGCGATTGGCGATTGGAGCGCCGACCTCACCGCATATCTCTAACCTCTTGATGTATGATTTTGACCGTTTGATGGCTGAACGAGCTGCTAGAGAGATGGTCACATACACTCGCTATGCCGACGATTTAACCTTTTCTGCAAAGCGAACTGGCTATCTTCAGCCTATTGAGAAAATCGTCAGAACGACATTGCGCGAAATCAATCGGCCTCGTCTGACCTTAAACGATGAAAAGACAGTCTTTGCGACTACGAAGTATCGTAGAGTTGTGACAGGCCTTACGTTGACGAATGATGGTACGATCTCGATCGGACGAGAGCGGAAGAAATTAATTCGTGCGATGATACACCATTATGAAAAAGGCTTACTCGATGCGGAAAATTTAAGAAAGCTTGTAGGCCTGCTTGCATTTGCGAACGATGCTGAGCCTGCGTTCGTGCTTCGTATGAAGCTTAAATATGGTGAGAAATTGATGGCTGAGATACTAGACCTCTCGTAA
- a CDS encoding chemotaxis protein CheW, with protein sequence MIRELITFEVEGQVFGLDIMSIREIRAWSPTTRLPRVPSYVAGVVNLRGTVLPVVDLAARLGWNATEPTPRHAIIVTQMDAQIGGWIVDAVSDIVTVPEEALQPPPPSTGQDTVIPFLEGLAAIDERMVMVLNLAALSNEAQLAEAA encoded by the coding sequence ATGATCCGCGAACTGATCACATTCGAAGTCGAAGGCCAGGTCTTCGGGCTGGACATCATGTCCATCCGCGAAATCCGCGCCTGGTCGCCCACGACGCGCCTGCCGCGCGTGCCGTCCTATGTCGCGGGCGTGGTCAATCTGCGCGGCACCGTGCTGCCCGTCGTCGATCTGGCCGCCCGCCTCGGCTGGAACGCGACCGAACCCACGCCCCGCCACGCGATCATCGTCACCCAGATGGACGCCCAGATCGGCGGATGGATCGTGGATGCCGTCAGCGACATCGTCACCGTGCCGGAAGAGGCGTTGCAACCGCCCCCGCCCAGCACCGGCCAAGACACGGTCATCCCGTTCCTCGAAGGGCTTGCCGCCATCGATGAACGCATGGTCATGGTTCTCAACCTCGCCGCGCTGAGCAACGAAGCCCAGCTCGCCGAAGCCGCCTGA
- a CDS encoding integrase arm-type DNA-binding domain-containing protein, whose protein sequence is MSLTALQIRAFSPGATAYKRADERGLYLEIFPNGSKLWRLKYYVGGKEKRIALGAWPEVSLQAARLERDELRLRIAKGEDPALTRKKNKATAKISAANTFESVAREYIEIKMVGEGRAEATLLKARWFLDLLKPAIGHMPISDVDPQMMLAPLKKLEARGNRETAKKCRSFASRVFRYGAATGRCTTDPTAILKGALLTPQARHYAAILEPEKLGELLRAIDTFECYPITKLALKVAPHIFVRPGEMRHGEWQEIDFEKAIWTIPAGKMKARRTHAVPLSRQVLELLTELKAITGGQGYIFPAFHTRLRPMSENTINSSFRRMGYSKDEMTAHGFRSTASTLLNESGLWHPDAIERALAHGDSNAIRGTYNRGQYWDERVKMAQWWSDYLDELRSGRAFD, encoded by the coding sequence ATGTCACTGACAGCCTTACAAATCCGAGCTTTTTCGCCCGGAGCTACCGCCTACAAGCGCGCCGATGAGCGCGGCCTCTACCTCGAAATCTTCCCCAACGGCTCGAAGCTCTGGCGGTTGAAGTATTACGTAGGCGGGAAAGAAAAGAGGATCGCTCTTGGAGCCTGGCCCGAAGTTAGTCTTCAGGCGGCCCGCCTCGAGCGCGACGAGCTCAGACTGCGTATTGCGAAGGGCGAAGACCCTGCTTTGACGCGAAAGAAGAACAAGGCGACGGCCAAGATCAGCGCCGCCAACACCTTCGAGTCGGTCGCGCGCGAGTACATCGAGATCAAGATGGTCGGCGAAGGCCGGGCCGAGGCCACCCTGCTCAAGGCTCGCTGGTTCCTCGATCTGCTCAAGCCCGCGATCGGGCACATGCCGATTTCGGATGTCGACCCGCAAATGATGCTCGCCCCGCTCAAGAAGCTTGAGGCACGCGGCAATCGAGAGACTGCCAAGAAGTGCCGCTCGTTTGCGAGCCGGGTGTTCCGCTACGGCGCCGCCACTGGCCGCTGCACCACGGACCCGACGGCCATCCTCAAAGGTGCGCTGCTGACGCCACAGGCCCGCCATTATGCGGCGATTCTCGAACCGGAGAAGCTGGGTGAACTGCTGCGCGCCATCGATACGTTCGAATGTTACCCTATCACCAAGCTTGCGCTGAAGGTCGCCCCGCACATTTTCGTCCGACCGGGTGAAATGCGGCATGGCGAGTGGCAGGAGATCGACTTCGAGAAGGCGATCTGGACGATCCCCGCAGGGAAGATGAAGGCGCGGCGTACACACGCAGTGCCCCTATCGCGCCAAGTGCTCGAACTGCTCACGGAGCTGAAGGCGATCACCGGGGGCCAAGGCTACATTTTCCCAGCCTTCCACACCCGGCTACGACCGATGAGCGAGAACACGATCAACTCGTCGTTCCGCCGCATGGGCTACAGCAAAGATGAGATGACCGCGCACGGATTCCGTTCAACGGCTTCAACCCTGCTCAACGAAAGCGGTCTCTGGCACCCCGATGCGATCGAACGCGCGCTGGCCCACGGCGACAGCAATGCCATCCGTGGCACTTACAATCGAGGCCAGTACTGGGATGAGCGCGTCAAGATGGCGCAGTGGTGGAGCGACTATCTCGATGAGCTGAGGTCTGGCAGAGCGTTTGATTGA
- the cheB gene encoding chemotaxis-specific protein-glutamate methyltransferase CheB, which translates to MSRRPIRVVVVEDSPTMRAIIHTRLSKEDDIEVVASAANAAEGRQMIRELDPDVVTLDVEMPGMNGLDFLEKIMKLRPTPVIIVSGATQQGNETTARALTLGAVDCYAKSQISGTLPLDDGGKLARLVRDAAKVSFARDDAPATPMAAAPPPPPPATRKGPPKVIVIGSSTGGVEALHTLLSQFPADCPPTLVVQHINERFTAAVARTLDEACAARVVLAQPDLPLRPGHIYFPPDNDRHLLVGGPQILRTKLRAGDRISGHRPSVDALFQSAAEIAGKDAVGILLTGMGSDGASGLLAMARAGALTIAQDEATCAVFGMPRAAIALGAASIVAPIDQIARHTFSKAA; encoded by the coding sequence ATGAGCCGCCGCCCGATCCGCGTCGTCGTCGTCGAGGATTCTCCGACCATGCGCGCGATCATCCATACGCGCCTGTCCAAGGAAGATGACATCGAAGTCGTCGCGTCCGCCGCGAACGCCGCGGAAGGCCGCCAGATGATCCGCGAGCTGGACCCCGACGTCGTCACGCTCGACGTGGAAATGCCGGGCATGAACGGCCTGGATTTCCTCGAGAAGATCATGAAGCTGCGCCCAACCCCGGTCATCATCGTATCGGGCGCAACCCAGCAGGGCAACGAAACGACCGCCCGCGCGCTGACGCTGGGCGCCGTCGATTGCTATGCCAAGAGCCAGATTTCGGGCACGCTGCCGCTCGACGATGGCGGCAAGCTGGCGCGTCTCGTCCGCGATGCCGCGAAAGTGAGCTTCGCGCGCGATGACGCACCGGCCACGCCCATGGCCGCCGCCCCGCCTCCGCCGCCTCCAGCGACCAGGAAGGGGCCGCCCAAGGTCATCGTCATCGGCTCGTCCACCGGGGGCGTGGAAGCCTTGCACACGCTGCTTTCGCAGTTTCCCGCCGATTGCCCGCCGACGCTGGTTGTCCAGCACATCAACGAGCGCTTCACCGCAGCCGTAGCGCGCACACTGGACGAAGCTTGCGCCGCCCGCGTGGTGCTGGCGCAACCCGACCTGCCGCTGCGGCCGGGCCATATCTATTTCCCGCCCGACAACGATCGCCATCTTCTGGTCGGCGGGCCGCAAATCCTGCGCACGAAGCTGCGCGCCGGCGATCGCATCTCCGGCCACCGGCCCAGCGTGGACGCCCTGTTCCAGTCAGCCGCGGAAATAGCCGGCAAGGACGCCGTGGGCATCTTGCTGACCGGCATGGGTTCGGACGGTGCCAGCGGGCTGCTGGCCATGGCGCGTGCCGGCGCGCTGACGATAGCGCAGGACGAAGCGACCTGCGCGGTCTTCGGGATGCCGCGCGCCGCCATCGCGCTGGGCGCCGCCAGCATCGTCGCGCCGATCGACCAGATCGCCCGGCACACTTTCAGCAAGGCCGCCTGA
- a CDS encoding complex I NDUFA9 subunit family protein, with amino-acid sequence MGKGRTRDLEGRLVTLIGGSGFFGTHLAQELLARGARLRICSRHPEKAFHLKPLGNLGQVQFLRVDVSKPEAVAAAVHGADAVVNLVGAFKGDLDAIQGEGAGRIAAAAAQAGATAFVHVSALGADAGSPVAYARTKAEGEAAVRAAFPGATILRPSVLFGDDDQFVTMFGRIIAAFPVVPVFGPDARLQPLSVDDAAEAVGNVLADPAAHAGKVYELAGPEVITMGDLNRRIARAEARDRTFIDLPDGVSSLIAALGWLPGAPLTRDQWLLLKAGSAATGTLPGIRDLGVHPRPLALFLERWMVRFRKHGRFGSKPRAA; translated from the coding sequence ATGGGCAAGGGCAGGACGCGCGATCTTGAAGGCAGGCTGGTCACGTTGATCGGCGGCAGCGGCTTCTTCGGCACGCATCTGGCGCAGGAACTGCTGGCGCGCGGTGCGCGCCTGCGGATCTGCAGCCGGCATCCGGAAAAGGCGTTTCATCTCAAGCCGCTGGGCAATCTTGGCCAGGTGCAGTTCCTGCGCGTGGACGTGAGCAAGCCCGAGGCGGTCGCCGCCGCTGTCCATGGCGCGGACGCGGTGGTGAACCTGGTCGGGGCCTTCAAGGGCGATCTCGACGCGATCCAGGGCGAGGGCGCCGGGCGCATCGCCGCCGCGGCGGCGCAGGCCGGGGCAACCGCGTTCGTGCATGTCTCGGCGCTGGGCGCCGATGCCGGATCGCCTGTGGCCTATGCGCGGACCAAGGCCGAAGGCGAGGCTGCGGTGCGCGCCGCGTTCCCCGGCGCGACGATCCTGCGTCCGTCGGTGCTGTTTGGCGACGATGACCAGTTCGTCACCATGTTCGGCCGGATCATCGCGGCTTTTCCCGTGGTCCCGGTATTCGGTCCGGACGCGCGGTTGCAGCCGCTGAGCGTGGACGACGCGGCTGAAGCGGTGGGCAACGTGCTCGCCGACCCCGCGGCCCATGCGGGCAAGGTCTATGAGCTGGCCGGCCCGGAAGTGATCACGATGGGCGATCTCAACCGCCGGATCGCGCGCGCGGAGGCGCGGGACCGTACTTTCATCGATCTGCCCGACGGTGTTTCCAGCCTGATCGCGGCGTTGGGCTGGCTGCCTGGCGCGCCGTTGACGCGGGACCAGTGGCTGCTGCTCAAGGCGGGCAGCGCGGCGACCGGCACGTTGCCCGGCATCCGCGATCTGGGTGTGCATCCGCGCCCGCTGGCGCTGTTCCTGGAGCGGTGGATGGTCCGTTTTCGCAAGCACGGCCGTTTCGGCTCCAAGCCCCGCGCGGCCTGA
- a CDS encoding chemotaxis protein CheD, with product MYHRPLLPSHPQRRTVMQGQAFASDGADEEFTTVLGSCVSTCLYDPEVRVGGMNHFLLAEPPSPNAAIDVHYGVYLMEVLVNEMLARGARKHRLKAHLYGGANVNRTMMKIGSINAEFARGFLIREGIVLMREDLGGTQARRVDFRPASGQVRCRVVEERLAPPVQPTTRPQKASGDVELF from the coding sequence ATGTATCATCGCCCTCTCCTTCCTTCCCATCCCCAGCGCCGCACGGTCATGCAGGGCCAGGCCTTCGCCAGCGACGGTGCGGACGAGGAATTCACCACCGTCCTGGGCAGTTGCGTGTCCACCTGCCTCTACGATCCGGAAGTGCGCGTGGGCGGCATGAACCACTTCCTGCTGGCCGAGCCGCCCAGCCCGAACGCGGCGATCGACGTCCATTACGGCGTCTATCTGATGGAAGTGCTCGTCAACGAGATGCTGGCGCGGGGCGCGCGGAAACACCGGCTCAAGGCCCATCTTTATGGCGGCGCGAACGTGAACCGGACGATGATGAAGATCGGTTCGATCAATGCCGAATTCGCCCGTGGCTTCCTGATCCGCGAAGGCATCGTGCTGATGCGCGAGGACCTGGGCGGCACGCAGGCGCGCCGCGTCGATTTCCGGCCCGCCTCGGGGCAGGTCCGCTGCCGCGTGGTGGAGGAACGCCTTGCCCCGCCCGTTCAACCCACCACCCGCCCGCAGAAGGCGTCGGGCGACGTCGAACTGTTCTGA
- a CDS encoding retron St85 family effector protein — protein MSDKPEDDPKSLRDVFYKIIDGAIPPDASLVRAEDINAFYIKSAKYDDFLRFESDIAQLCEIILLFCESEGSFCELGSFCTVEEIRSRTLVIIEERHFHVESYIRLGPLQALLNENDAAVVTFTFASLNGSPGNLKSIDSDRLKKLIRPKIDKRLASIPSHTTFDLNKEGHIIKAMVGFCQEFGALEKAEILLALQHIGVELREEQLDRFLLCAEQLKWVKTVRKGDRWLIFSNKSLDRDAAQFKISDGALPSARTKRRLAILESWRENDEDRYNAILEVRNMPWGI, from the coding sequence ATGTCCGATAAGCCTGAGGATGATCCAAAGTCTCTGAGAGACGTGTTCTACAAAATTATCGATGGCGCCATTCCGCCCGATGCATCTTTGGTGCGGGCGGAGGACATAAATGCATTCTATATTAAGAGCGCCAAGTACGATGATTTCCTGCGTTTCGAGAGCGATATCGCTCAACTTTGTGAAATAATACTCTTGTTCTGCGAGAGCGAGGGTAGTTTTTGCGAGCTAGGTAGCTTCTGTACCGTTGAAGAAATTCGTAGCCGAACACTGGTTATCATCGAAGAGCGGCATTTTCACGTCGAGTCCTACATTCGATTAGGTCCGCTCCAAGCCTTACTGAACGAGAATGACGCGGCGGTTGTGACTTTCACCTTCGCAAGCCTCAATGGATCTCCTGGAAATTTGAAATCCATAGATTCAGACAGACTTAAAAAATTGATTAGACCAAAAATTGATAAGCGACTCGCATCGATACCATCGCATACAACATTTGACTTAAATAAAGAGGGACATATCATCAAAGCGATGGTCGGGTTCTGTCAGGAATTCGGCGCTTTGGAGAAGGCCGAAATTCTTCTAGCGCTTCAGCATATCGGCGTTGAACTTCGCGAGGAGCAGCTAGATAGGTTCCTTTTATGTGCAGAACAATTGAAATGGGTTAAGACAGTAAGGAAAGGTGATCGTTGGCTCATTTTCTCAAATAAATCTCTCGATAGGGATGCAGCACAGTTCAAGATAAGCGATGGCGCTCTTCCGTCGGCTAGAACGAAACGCCGTTTAGCGATTCTTGAGAGTTGGCGTGAAAATGACGAAGATCGGTATAACGCCATACTGGAAGTAAGGAACATGCCATGGGGCATTTGA
- a CDS encoding protein-glutamate O-methyltransferase CheR — protein sequence MNIAAAFEPSMPGISPGIYDNDDFTAISEIAHREAGLVLPPGKAMLVYSRLAPLVRDSGCATFGSYVMRIREDGEERSRAICALTTNHTFFYREAHHFEHFAQELRSDFVKRLERGGKLRIWSAGCSSGEETWSLLMTLLGPERNAGLAIAQRDVRMLASDIAVHALRKASAARYRAEDLKPMPERLREAWCRTDGADATIVPEMQALVRFRSLNLQGPWPMRGEFDVIFCRNVMIYFDTPTKERLVARFAEKLAPGGHLYIGHSERVTGPALDHLTSVGPTIYRKGGSR from the coding sequence ATGAACATCGCCGCCGCGTTCGAACCGTCGATGCCCGGGATCAGCCCGGGCATCTACGACAACGACGATTTCACCGCCATCAGCGAGATCGCGCACCGCGAGGCGGGGCTGGTCCTGCCACCGGGCAAGGCGATGCTGGTCTATTCGCGCCTCGCCCCGCTGGTGCGGGATTCGGGCTGCGCCACGTTCGGCTCCTATGTCATGCGTATCCGCGAGGATGGCGAGGAACGCTCGCGCGCGATCTGCGCCCTCACCACCAACCACACGTTCTTCTACCGCGAAGCGCATCATTTCGAGCACTTCGCACAGGAATTGCGGTCGGATTTCGTGAAGCGTCTGGAACGCGGTGGCAAGCTGCGCATCTGGTCCGCCGGCTGCTCTAGCGGCGAGGAAACCTGGTCGCTGCTGATGACCCTGCTCGGCCCCGAACGGAACGCCGGACTGGCGATCGCGCAGCGCGACGTGCGGATGCTGGCCAGCGACATCGCGGTCCACGCGCTGCGCAAGGCCAGTGCCGCGCGCTATCGCGCCGAGGATCTGAAGCCCATGCCCGAACGCCTGCGCGAAGCCTGGTGCCGGACCGACGGCGCGGACGCCACGATAGTGCCCGAAATGCAGGCCCTCGTCCGTTTCCGTTCGCTCAACCTGCAAGGCCCGTGGCCCATGCGGGGGGAATTCGACGTGATCTTCTGCCGGAACGTCATGATCTATTTCGACACCCCCACCAAGGAGCGGCTGGTCGCCCGCTTCGCCGAAAAGCTGGCGCCCGGCGGCCACCTTTACATCGGCCACAGCGAGCGCGTGACCGGACCGGCGCTGGACCACCTTACTAGCGTCGGCCCCACCATCTATCGCAAAGGAGGCAGCCGATGA
- a CDS encoding response regulator yields MRALLNHALASNGFDVAQAEDGMAALDWLESNEVDVVITDINMPRLDGFGLIERLRDGERHRDRPILVLTTESSDEKKARARAAGATGWIVKPFDPAKLVAAVRRVTH; encoded by the coding sequence ATGCGCGCCCTGCTCAACCACGCCCTCGCCTCCAACGGCTTCGACGTGGCGCAGGCGGAAGACGGGATGGCCGCGCTCGACTGGCTGGAAAGCAACGAAGTCGACGTCGTCATTACCGACATCAACATGCCCCGCCTGGATGGCTTCGGCCTGATCGAGCGCCTGCGCGACGGCGAACGGCACCGCGATCGCCCGATTCTGGTGCTCACCACCGAAAGCTCGGACGAGAAGAAGGCCCGCGCCCGCGCCGCCGGCGCGACCGGGTGGATCGTGAAACCGTTCGATCCCGCCAAGCTCGTCGCGGCGGTCCGCCGCGTCACCCATTGA
- a CDS encoding glutathione S-transferase family protein produces the protein MWQLYQFPLCPFSRKVRLLLSEKGVGYELWRENPWEQRDEFTRMNPAGRTPVLHNPEREITLVDSRAICEYFEETVDKTPMINGTAANRAEIRRLVALFDENFFADVTHPLMEERMRKRLIYRQPPDSRLLREAMRLANAHLDYIDYLIDNRPWLAGATMSLADLAAAAQISVADYLGGIDWSQHEQARGWYSVFKSRPSFRPLLSERMDVIQPPSHYGDVNA, from the coding sequence ATGTGGCAACTCTATCAGTTTCCCCTTTGCCCGTTCAGCCGCAAGGTTCGCCTGCTGCTCAGCGAAAAGGGTGTCGGCTATGAACTGTGGCGCGAAAATCCGTGGGAACAGCGCGACGAATTCACGCGCATGAACCCGGCCGGCCGCACGCCGGTGCTGCATAATCCGGAACGCGAGATCACGCTGGTCGACAGCCGGGCGATCTGCGAATACTTCGAGGAAACGGTCGACAAGACGCCAATGATCAACGGCACCGCCGCCAACCGCGCCGAAATACGCCGGCTGGTGGCGCTGTTCGACGAAAATTTCTTTGCCGACGTCACGCATCCGCTGATGGAAGAACGGATGCGCAAGCGGCTGATCTACCGCCAGCCGCCCGACAGCCGCCTGCTGCGCGAGGCCATGCGGCTGGCCAACGCCCATCTCGACTATATCGACTATCTCATCGACAACCGCCCCTGGCTGGCCGGCGCGACGATGAGCCTCGCCGACCTTGCCGCCGCCGCGCAGATTTCGGTGGCGGACTACCTCGGCGGCATCGACTGGTCACAGCACGAACAGGCGCGCGGCTGGTATTCGGTGTTCAAGAGCCGGCCAAGCTTCCGCCCGCTCCTGTCCGAACGCATGGACGTGATCCAGCCGCCCTCGCACTACGGCGACGTGAACGCCTGA